The Sporosarcina ureae genomic sequence CTGTGTCTAAATAAACGTCTTGCATTGTTGCTGTACGGCCTCCTGTGAAGTATTGGTGCAATTCATCAGCGCATGCAAGTAGAAAAGTAAATAGAGCCGCCAACAATATGCGTCCCTTACTTTTAGGTAATAGCCAGTAAATTACTAACGCTAAAAATCCAAACGTAAAGAAATGTGCAGCTTTTCTTATTAGAAATTCTACAAAGTGATAATATCCACGTTCTTCAATAGAGATCGTTCTATTCCAATAGTTGAACTCCCATGTCGACAGAGTATCTTTCCCAGGTTCTCCAGGTAGCAATTCTTGTAATGTGGAGACAAGTGATTGCTGTTCGTATGTCTGACTGGACGAGATCGACAGTCCGACTAAAATGCTAATGAGTATGAGAAGTGCAAGTAATTTTTTCATATGGGGATTGTATCATAAAAAGTATCTTTATGATGTAAGCAAACTATATTTTTATTTGACTTTACTTAGTTACAATCTTGTTACCTGAATGTAATATGTCAGTTGTATAGTACATTCAGATTGGTAGTTCATAATTTATGCTGGCTATCCTACATTTTCCATTACCAACCGTGGGAAAGTATGTTAATATTAATTGGAGTAGCTAGTAATCACTTTTTTCTTTTATATTCTTAATTCTTTTAATAGTCTTTTGGATTATTTAATAGGAAAGAGGGTATTAGAGTAAGAGAGTGGTTTTTATGCTGCTCTACAACCAACCAGCATTTACGCTTACAAACACACTAGAGGAGGAAATTATTTAATGAAATCTCAAACAAAAAAGAAGTACAGCAAGTATCTAACAGGTGTAGCATCAGCGGCATTAGTAGCATCAGCGGTGGCACCAGTTGTCAGTGCTGCAGACTTCAATGACGTTGCGGACACTAACTCACACAAGGAAGCAATTGATGCACTAGCAGCAACAGGTGTTATCAATGGTTATCCGGACGGTTCATTCAAGCCTAATAAAACTTTAACTCGTTCCGACGTAGTGAAGTTAATGGGAAAATGGCTTGTATCACAAGGTTATTCAATTCCGACAGACTATAAAACTAACCCACGCTTCACAGACTTAACATCGAAGTCTAATGACGAACTGTTGCAATCAGCAGCAATCGTAAAGGATAACGATGTATTTAGAGGATATGAAGATGGGTCATTAGGCGCGGCTGGTTCTATTACCCGTGAAAATATGGCGGTTGTATTAGTTCGTGCGTACGATTCAGTTAACAAAACGAGCCTATTAAAATATGTACAAGAACAAGAATTCGATAGAGATGTTAATGATTTGAACAAAGCGAAAGCTGAAGCACGCACTGCAATCGATGTATTAGACTACTTCGACATTACGAACCCAGCTGCACCAAACTTCAGACCGAAAGAAACAACGACACGTGCACAATTTGCTTCATTCCTTTATAAAACTATTCAAGTAGAAGTACCTGGAACTCCAGCTCCAGAAGTATCTGAAATCACTTCTGTTACAGCAACTGGCGAAAAGGAACTTGAATTAGTTGGTAAGAACTTACACACGTTAAAAGCAGAGCAATTAAAAATTGAAGGAAATGAACTGGCTTCATTTAAAGCGAACGAAGACGGTACAAAAGCGACAATCGAATTAAAAAACGAACTGACGTCGGGTAAAGAAATGACTCTTCACTTGACGACAAAAGCAGAAGTTGAAGGCGAAGAAGATGTAGTTACTTCTTATAAGTTCACGTATGAGTTAAAAGTAGAGAAAGTTACAGCTACTACTACTCAAGTAAATGCTGGTACTGCTGGTCAGAAGTTAGCGTTTAACGTTGACGGTAAAGCAGTTGATATGAAGAAATTGACGGATGCTGGTTATAAAGTTACGTTCCAGTCTACTAATACTGGTGTATTCTCTGATCAGGCAACTGGTACGTTGAAGTCACTCGCTACTACTGATAAATTCTCATACAAAGTTATCGTGACGGATAAAGATGGAAAAACTATCGAATCAGAATTAGTAGACGTTAAAGTAGTAGACTTCGCTAATACGGTTTCAGAGATTAGTAAAGTGACAGTTATGCAAGGTGATGTAAAAGTTGAGAGTGGGAAAATCTCACTTGAAGATGGCATAGTTGATGTGAAAGTTGACGAAGCTATTACTCTAACTGGAGCAACACAAAAGAATCCAACTGCAACATTCACTTCTTCTAATCCAAGTGTAGCAACAGTCACTTCTGCTGGACAAGTTACACCAATCAGCGCGGGCGAAGTTACGATTGTAGCAAAAGTTGGCGATGTAACAAAAGACGTAAAGCTTACAGTAGGTGTAGGTAAGCGTGTGGCAAGCAGTGCTACATTATCATCAACAGAGACTAAGTTGATACAAGGTAAAACTCAAGGCACGAATGTTGTAGTTAAAGACCAATATGGTGATTTGTATGCTGGTGATATAACTGTCGAATCAAAAGACGCTGAGATTGCTACTGTATCAACAACTCCTTTAACAGTTACAGAAGGTAAAACTACTGTAAACGTAACAGGAGTAAAAGCTGGTACAACAACTGTCCAAATCAAATCTGGCGATACAGTTCTAGGTAATATAGCGGTTGCTGTATCGAATGATGAAACTGTAGCTACTAAAAAGCTAGAAACAGTGTCTGCTTCAGATGACTTAACAATTGATGCTATTGCGGGTTCAAAAGATGGTTCTGTAAAATTAGCTTGGAAACAGTATAACAGCCAAGGGTTTTACGTAGGTAACGATCTAGTTGGAGCTGATTATGTAGTCACTTCATCTAATCCAAATGTGGCAACAGTTTCAAAAGTTGCTACAACAGGGGA encodes the following:
- a CDS encoding VanZ family protein, translating into MKKLLALLILISILVGLSISSSQTYEQQSLVSTLQELLPGEPGKDTLSTWEFNYWNRTISIEERGYYHFVEFLIRKAAHFFTFGFLALVIYWLLPKSKGRILLAALFTFLLACADELHQYFTGGRTATMQDVYLDTAGAVTFLLLLAIISLAIHLRKK
- a CDS encoding S-layer homology domain-containing protein, which codes for MKSQTKKKYSKYLTGVASAALVASAVAPVVSAADFNDVADTNSHKEAIDALAATGVINGYPDGSFKPNKTLTRSDVVKLMGKWLVSQGYSIPTDYKTNPRFTDLTSKSNDELLQSAAIVKDNDVFRGYEDGSLGAAGSITRENMAVVLVRAYDSVNKTSLLKYVQEQEFDRDVNDLNKAKAEARTAIDVLDYFDITNPAAPNFRPKETTTRAQFASFLYKTIQVEVPGTPAPEVSEITSVTATGEKELELVGKNLHTLKAEQLKIEGNELASFKANEDGTKATIELKNELTSGKEMTLHLTTKAEVEGEEDVVTSYKFTYELKVEKVTATTTQVNAGTAGQKLAFNVDGKAVDMKKLTDAGYKVTFQSTNTGVFSDQATGTLKSLATTDKFSYKVIVTDKDGKTIESELVDVKVVDFANTVSEISKVTVMQGDVKVESGKISLEDGIVDVKVDEAITLTGATQKNPTATFTSSNPSVATVTSAGQVTPISAGEVTIVAKVGDVTKDVKLTVGVGKRVASSATLSSTETKLIQGKTQGTNVVVKDQYGDLYAGDITVESKDAEIATVSTTPLTVTEGKTTVNVTGVKAGTTTVQIKSGDTVLGNIAVAVSNDETVATKKLETVSASDDLTIDAIAGSKDGSVKLAWKQYNSQGFYVGNDLVGADYVVTSSNPNVATVSKVATTGELDVVAKEAGTTNILIKQGDITRATATITVVNSTPSISSVEFKETKPVITSGNFEMQVVTGDGIKLTSSEATPLMKNDGTIYMVNEGTEIKLGTIAATYSGDATAVTDLKVDGGKLSGKANDGAKGTVVVSVKKDGQSSAIATKQIEVNVPAK